Below is a window of Fibrobacter sp. DNA.
ATCGACTTTCCCGATCCTCCTCTGCCCTTTATTGCAGGTGGAGTTTACGAGGATAATCTGATAGCCGTAGATGCTGACAATGACCTTATCACATATACAAAAATGAATGGTCCGACATCGCTTACAATAAACCAGACTACCGGAAAAATCTTATGGACTCCTGCGCTTACCGATACCGGCACCTGGCAGGTTTCCATCTCTGTAAAGGATCTCTTCGAAGCTGTACCCTATACTTTTTCCATCAGGGTGGTGGATTCATCTGGAATCCCCGACCCGGTACATTTTTCTGTATCCGAAGATGATTTTCCGGAGCTGCTCGAGGCCAATAAAGACAGCCTCAGGATAAAGCTGGCCACAGTTGCCGGGACAGGCAAACCTCCACTTCGCCTGAAGGTGGTTCGTAAAGCACGTGAAGAAACGGAAATGCCTGTTGTTGATGGGTGGCTGATCTGGAAGCCTTCCGTTGAAGACACCGGTTTTCACCAGTTTGTTATTACCGTTACCGATTCTTTTAAAAACGTTGATGCAATCTATCCATCTTTGAGAGTCGTACCTCCAAACCGCCAGTTTTCACTTTCTGTTGACTGGAAAGGAGAGTGGACTCCTGATTCATCTCTGGATCTGAGCAGAACAGATTCAATTCAGGACCTGATAATCAATATTTCGGATCCTGATAGCAGTGTAGAGATTTTCAGTGCTTTCCGTACACTTGGTGGTGAATCAACTGCAGTGGTTGTGGATTTGAACAAAATTATACTGAATATCGATCCGCTGAAGAAAACAAAAGGTCTGGATACTCTTACAATAAGTGTTACTGATAAAGCCGGGCACAGTGACTCTGTCAAATTTCTGATCTATTATGGTACTCCTCCTGAAAAACCGGTTGCTGTTTATCCCGACAGTGCGTCAGTGATAAAGGACAGTTCGGTAACTTTCAGATGGTCGTGTTTTGATCCGGATGGTGGTTCTTTGAGTTACGATCTGTTTCTGGCAATCGATGGAGGACCTTTCTTCAGGGAGGCATCCGGGTTGACAGATACTGTATATACAATAGAGAAGCTTCTCAGAGCTGGCACATATCAATGGAAAGTAACTGCGTCGGATATTAAATCATCCGCAACCGGCGATATCTCTTATTTCATCATGGATCAGGCACTGAGAGTCCGCTTTGAGACATCGATTGCAGATTTTCCCGGGTTTATGGAAACAGATGATGAACTGATAGTTATTCTGAGGACAAAGGATGGAACCGGAAGCGCTCCATTCTCATTTAAAGCCACGGCAAACTGTAATTCAGTACCGGTTTTGAAAGATACACTCAAGTACAGTCCGGAAACAGGTGATACCGGTTACTGTAATCTGATCATAACAGTAAGTGATTCTGCGGGAAATGGCGATACTCTCCGGGTGTTGATTCATATAGTACCTCCAAACCGTCCCTTTACGGTTTCCGATGATGTAGTTCTTAATGGCAGAGATGAGCTTGACCTGAGTGCTGCTGTTACACCGGAAACACTCACATTTGTAATCTCTGATCCTGATCCCTCTGATGTGGAACAGTATACTGTGGTAATTTCTCTGCTTAACAGCAGGAGGATCGAATCTGCGGGGCCGGATGGTATCATAAAGGTTATATTGGATCCTTTTACGGCGGATAAGGTAAGAGATACTCTTGAAATTGAAATCACCGACCGTGGTGGTAACAATTATTCGATACAGTATGCCATCTACTATGGTCTTCCTCCAAATGTCCCATCATCTCCACTTCCTGCAGATAACGGAATTGTCTACTCTTCAGATGTAAGTCTGTTCTGGAGTGGCGGTGATCCTGACAACAACCCGATAACCTACACTCTCTTTTATGGCTTATCCGGAGGAGAGTTAACCTGTGCGGGAGCATTAGAGGACACTTCTTACTATCTTCCTGAAATACAGATGGATACGATTTACAGATGGCAAGTAGTCTCATTTGACGGGCGGGATTCTGTGAAGAGCCCGGTGTGGACTTTCAGGACCAGATCTCAATTGTGCAGAGTATACTTTAACACCACTGTATCCGGAGCTAATGTTCTTGCCAATATTATCAGGTTCCCGGTAAAAATCGAGCTGGATTCAAATATTGATTTCTCTTCGATCTCCACTCCGTCACAACTCCGTTTTGAGAAGGTAAACGGTACCGCTCTTCCTTTTGAAATTGAAAAGTGGTCTCCTGAAGAAAAATCTGCTGTAATCTGGGTGTTGCTCGATACAGTATACGGCAACAACGGAAATCAATACATAGTAATGGACTACAGTTCTGAACCTTCACTGGAAAACAGTGCCGGGGTTTTTGGAGATTTCAGAGGTGTATGGCATATGACACCGGAATCGAACACTATCCCGGATGCAAGCGGGAGGAAAAATGATGGAACACTTGTCAGCATTGAGTCTTCCAATATAACAAAAGGAATAGCAGGTTCTGCAATATCCATAGATTCAGCAAGATATGTCGATATTGGAAACAGGCCGGATATGAGACTTGGAGCTTCTTTTACTGTTGAGGCATGGGTGTATCCAAATATGGGTTTTTTGCCGCCTGGCTCATATCAGCCGATAATTTCAAAAGGTAATCATTCTTACCATCTGGAAATCACAAACGATACCAGAAAGGTAGGAATGGTTGTGCATAGAGCTAATACATATAATTATGCACGCAGTAACGCCGCGCTTCAGAACTCAACCTGGTATCATGTGGCAGGGGTGTATGAAAACAATAGAATACAGCTTTATGTAAATGGGGTACTGCAGACTGAAATCGGTAATTCCGGCCCGCCTGATAACAGCACTTATTCTTTTCAGATAGGGCATGATGCCGAAGTGCCAGACAGATGGTTTCGGGGGATTATAGATGAGGTAAGGATCAGTTCTTCAGCGAGATCTGGGAATTGGCTGAAGCTTTGTTATGAGAATGGAAGGCCGGGTTCAAATTTCGTGAAAATAGTCCCATAGCAGCCCTCTTTCTTTGATTCCTACCCATATATCATTTTAAACCTGTATCCGCATTTTCAGGGCTGAATTGCCCGCTTTCTCATTTTTTCATCTCCATAAATCAGGGATAAAATATGGCTACCAAAGGAATATTCTGTCTTGAGGGTTTGTGGGACAATGATTTAAAGCGAAAATCCACCGTTCAACCTATTCTTAATATGCTTGAGGTGAACGATGGTGTGAAGTACATTCATCAGGATGTGGCTACAATAGAGGAACTGGAGTTTTACCTTAAACAGTGGAAACAGGCAAGATACCGCAATTTTCCAATATTGTACCTGGCATTTCACGGTGAGAATGAGGCACTGCTCATAGGAAAGGAAGAATACAGCCTGGACCGTCTGGGAGAGATGCTCGATGAGGCCTGTTATAATTCCATTGTCATGCTGGCATCCTGCAGCACGCTAAAAACCGACAGACGAAATCTGAAAAGGTTTTTACGAAAAACAAAGGCGCTGGCACTCTGTGGATATAAAAGCAGGGTCGATTGGATGTTAGCTGCTGCTTTTGAACTGCTTCTTCTTTCGGAACTGCAGAAGATTGAGTTTTCCGGGCGGGGAATAGGGACAATCGAGCGTCAGGTGAAGTCGTTTGGCTCCAATTTCTCTGATCTGGAGTTTTCGATTATAACAAAGAAGGAACTGAGATAAATCTGATGCTTCAAAAAAAAGTATATTTGCAGAGATCTGTATATTTCGAGTAACAGGAAAGTGGATAGACTGAAAATGATCAGGCGTTTGGCACATGTATGTCTGAATGTGAAAAATCTGGAGAGATCCATTGAGTATTATGCCAGATTGGGCTTTACTCCTCAATTCAGATTCACAAAAAATGGGAAACAGTTTGGGGCTTATCTGAAGATAGCTGATGGAAATTATATCGAGATTTTTGAGAATCCGGAGATTGATAAGGTCCAGGAAGGTGGCATTGCTCATTTTTGCCTTGAAACAGATGATATTGATTCTCTGATTAGAAAACTCTCTGTTGGTGGAATCGAGTTCACTAAAAAGAAGCTTGGTTGTGACAATACATATCAGATCTGGCTGACCGATCCGGACGGAAACAGATTTGAGGTTCACCAGTATACATCCGGCAGTTCGCAGAGGACAGGGGTCGATGTAGAAGCGGACTGGTAGTGTCAATTTTTATGGCTTTATTGTTAAAATTCATAGCTTTCCCTCTGTATCCCGTTGGCCTGACACTGATTTTACTCTCTTGCGGGCTTATCGTTACATGTTTTAAAAAGCGGTTTGGCGTTTATCTGATCGGCCTTGCTCTCTTTATCCTTTTTTTCTTTTCTTTTCCACCGGTAACACGCTTTTTAAGCTGGATTCTGGAGAAGGACTACATCGGAAGTGCGGAGTTGCCCCGGGATTGCTCTGCAATAGTTGTCCTTGGAGGAGGAGGAGTGAGTATAAGCTATCCCAGACAGTATCCGGAGATCAATGAGGCAGGGGACCGGATAATTCATGGCAGCAGGCTTTACAAAATGGGAGTCTGCAACAGAATTATAACTACTGGGAGGTTTGTAGGTCAGAAGAATCAGAGTAGAACTGAAGCGAGCCATAATGCACTTCTCTTAAGAGAAATGGGAGTGGATTCAGCAGATATTATCATTGAACCTTTGGCACAGAACACCCATGAGCATGGGCCTTATGTAGCAAGAATTCTGGATTCGCTTCAATTGCCCAGGAAAGTAATTCTGGTTACAAGTGCATCTCACATGTACAGATCAGTTGCGGTTTTCAGGAAAAACGGTTTTGAGGTTTATCCGGCGGCGGCCGATTTTAATTATGAGAAAGTTGGATTTTTCAAAATTATAAACCTGCTTCCCTCCTCCTATTCGCTTCACAGGTCTACAGTGAACCTTCATGAGATTTACGGGATAATAGGATACCGTATTCTGGGATGGATTTAGGGAGACTTGCAATCACAGTGTTTTCTGCAGAGATTTTTTAATCCACTCTTCAATGATGTGTCCGGGCAGGGCACCATGAAATTCGCTTATTATCTCTCCTTTGTAAAAAAGTTTGACAGAGGGTATTGCTGTGACATGGCAGCGGATTGAGATGGATGGGTTTTTGTCGGCATTGATCTTCACAAGCACCCACTCTCCTCTGTGTCTGCTGTGTATTACCTCAAGCTGAGGGCTTAACACTTTACATGGCCCGCACCATGGAGCCCAGAAGTCTACCAGTACCGGCTGTTTATAGCTTCTCTGAATTATTTCCCGTTCAAATTCTTCATCGGTCATGAATAATAAGAGGGCAATACCCGTGCCGGGCTCTTTTTATCGCTTACTGTGCGAAGCTGTTATTTAAGCATTAAGATTCCGATGGTGATACCGAACGGGAGAGCGGTCAAAGTTTATTAAATGTAAAATATTAAGATTCTCTTGATTAACTGGAGAAAAAGATTTATTGTTTTTATCTGTTTATTCACTCATTCCATAAACCAGCAGATGAAGGGGGTCCAGATGCGAGCATTGGTCCTGTTTTATTCAACTTACGGTCATACTTACAGGCTGGCTGAAGCGGTTGCTGAGGGGGCTTCCAGTATTCCCGGATCAGAAGTGGTGATCAGGAGGGTTCCGGAGACTCTTCCCGAGTCTGTTCTGCAGAAGATGGGGGCGATAGAGGCCCAGAAGCAGTTTTCTCATATTCCGGAATGTAAGATGGAGGAGCTGGCAGACTATGATGCCATCTTTTTCGGAACTCCTACAAGATTTGGGAATATGATCGGGCAGATGCGCCTGTTTCTGGATTCAACCGGGCCGCTATGGGCTAAAGGTGCTCTGGTGGGCAAGGTCGGGAGTGTCTTCACCAGCACTTCTACCCAGCATGGGGGACAGGAATCTACAATTCTTTCATTTCATATTACTCTCCTGCACCATGGTATGCTCATTGCCGGTTTGCCTTATTCATTTACAGGGCAGACCCGGATGGATGAGATAACTGGCTGCAGCCCTTACGGTGCATCTACTATAGTAGGTGGAGAGGGCAACCGTCACCCATCGGAAAACGAACTGGCAGGAGCCAGATTTCAGGGTAAATTTGTCGCCGAGATGGCATCTAGGCTTAGTGCTCAGAGATAGTCTCATTATTTCCGGCATGGATTTAGCATTTCCTCTTTAATGCAGTATCAGATTGTTGCTTGACAAAGTAATGGTTCTTAGAATCAAAGGAGTAGCAGAATGAAGGTTAAAGAGGTTATGACAGCTCAACCGGAAATGATCTCTGCCAATGAACCGGTGATTAATGCCGCCCACAGGATGAGAGAACTCAATGTGGGGGCTCTTCCTGTCTCTCAGGAAGATAAACTGGCAGGTGTAGTCACAGATCGCGACATAGTTTTACGCGCTGTATCGGAAAGGCGGGATCTTAACAACACCAGAATCAGCGACATAATGAGCAGAGGTGCTTTTACCTGCAATGAGGATTCCGATGTCAGGGATTGCGCCAGGGTGATGGAAGAGAAAAAGGTGAGACGTGTGGTTGTGACCAATAATGCCGGCAAACCAAGCGGGATTGTCTCTGTTGGAGACCTGGCCACAAAGGCTGGAGAGGAGCTTGCAGGTGAGGTTATTTCCCGTGTTTCACAGCCTTCCAGCCCTGAAAGGTAAAATGTTAAGAAGCTGGTGAGATCTGAAAAGTTATCTCAAACCTGATTAGATGATAAAAGTTAAAACGCAGAGGACGCAAAGGGCGCTGAGGCGTTTTTGTGCTCTCAATTGAGGCTTACCCTTTGGGTCCTTTTTTTACTCTTTTCTCATTTTTTCCCTCTGAGACTAATTCCTCTGTATTTTTCCTGCTCCCCATCCACAATATGAACTTCCAAACGCCGGATTCTTTTAACACTTCGATGTTGTGCTTTATAGTGAAAAAATGGTAACTTATTAATCTTGAAAAGTAACTATACAGGTAGTGTTCAGAGTTAAGAATTGGACAATCAAAAACGGGAAAAAGGAATGTCAGAAGAACAGTTGGATTACGGCACGTTTGAGGCTACTCTTGAGAGAAGCAGGAAACTTGAAGAAGATCTTCAGAAAAGGCCCGGGGCGTATAAGGTACTCACAGGGGACAGGCCTACAGGAAGGCTTCATATAGGTCATCTTTTCGGATCATTGCAGAACAGAGTAAAACTGCACAGGATGGGAGTACCGACCTTTATCGTTATCGCAGATTATCAGGTTCTCACAGACAGAGATACTTTTGAAAATATCTCCGAAAATATCAGACAACTGGCAATTGACTACATGTCAGCAGGCATAGATGCCACAGATGGGAAAACATTCATATTTCCTCACAGCCATGTCCCGGAACTTAATCAACTGCTGCTTCCGTTTCTGACTCTTGTGACAAATGCGGAACTTGACAGAAATCCCACTGTAAAGGAGGAGATCATTGCCTCAGGTCAGAAACGAATCAATGCGGGCATGTACACCTACCCGGTGCATCAGGCCGCAGACATTTTGTTCTGTAAAGGCAATGTGGTACCTGTGGGAAAGGACCAACTGCCGCATCTGGAACTGACCAGAACAATCGCCAGGCGTTTTAACGACAGATTTGCCCGTAAACAGCCGCTCTTCCCGGAGCCTCAGCCGCTCCTGAGTGAAGCTCCGGTAATCCTGGGGCTCGATGGCTCTCAGAAAATGAGTAAAAGCAGGAATAATGCGGTAATGCTGAGTGCGGATGAGGATGAGACTGCGAGGCTGATAAAAAAGGCAAAGACCGATTCAGAAAGGACTATCACTTTTGATCCGGTAAAACGCCCGGAAGTATCCAACCTTCTGCTTATAGCCTCTTTGACAACCGGTAGATCACCTGTAGAAATAGCGGAAGAAATCGGAGATGGCGGTTCAGGAAAATTAAAGGCATTTTTGACAGATTCGATAAACGAATATCTGCGGCCGATCAGAACCAGAAGGAAGGAACTGGAGCAGAACATGGATTTTGTCCGTGAAACTCTGCGTGCCGGTGTCAGAACTGCAAGAGAAGAGGCTGAGAAGACACTTGAGGAAGTACGGGAAGCGATGAATATGAAGATATAAAAAGGTTTACAGTAATCCATTGCATCTCCGCATGCGGAAAAGAACAGAAAAAACAGCGGGTTTTCATTTTATCAATAATCAATTCCCGGCTGGAAACATTTACCAGTCCGTAATTTCTTTCAGCTTCTAATCTTTACTGGTCGAAATAATCCTGCCTCTTAAGGGTTTCAGAAAATTTATCATCTTTGCAAATAACCGGGCCGTGACACGGTCCACTGGCATGTTGTTTGCCCAACATTGTAAAAACAACCATTTTTGGGGGCTGGAAATGTTGCGCAGTGTCAGGGAGATCAGTGGGGTTCATGTTGAGGCTGTTGATGGCGTGGTTGGGAAGCTAGAGCAGTTTTTATTCGATGACCGGAACTGGGTTGTCCGATATCTGGTAGTTGACACTGGTCCGATTCTTATCGGCAGGAAAGTTTTACTTTCACCGGCTTGCATAGATAATGTACGCAGTGATTCCATAGTGGTGAAAAACTCAAGAGAGCAGGTCCGCAACAGTCCCGAGATTGATACAGTAGAGACGGTTTCCCGTCAGAAAGAGATGCAGCTTCACGATTACTACTCCTGGCCTTACTACTGGGATTATCCGGTGAATTTTAACTCCCTGGGAAATGCGGTGTATCCCGAGCATGTTCCTCCTTATGCTTTCCCTGAGGAGAGGCTTGCTTTTGAGGCGGTCGAGAAGGATTTAAGAATGGAGACCGAGACTCGTGAATCTCACCTGCGAGAGACAAGGGAGATCAGGGGGTATCACATTCAGGCCACAGATGAGCAGACAGGGCATGTGGATGATTATATAATAGATGATGATAAGTGGGTAATACGATATCTGGTTGCAGATACCCGGAATATCATTCCTGGAAAGAAAGTGCTTATCGCACCGCAATGGACGAAGGGCATTGACTGGGGAGAAGCGGTGGTGTATGTGGATGTAAAGGGTGAAGAGATCAGAAACAGCCCTGCTTATGACAGTAGTGTACCACTCACACGGGAGTTCGAGGAGAAACTATACAAATACTACAATCGAACCAGGTACTGGGAAAGGGATAGCGGGAAATGAGTATGAATCTGCTGCACAGAACTCATTTTAACACATCACCACTGATGTTTGCCGCCTGGACAGGAGCGGGGAATGTAGGAATTCTGGCTGTCGATTACCTCAGGCGTCATCTTGACGCGCATCTGTTCGCGCAAATTGACATGAGCCAGTTTATTGTCCCGGAATCGATTATGGTATCATCAGGAGTAGCCCATTTTCCGGAAACACCCCAGAGTGTATTCTATCACAACCATAATCCCGATCTGGTAATCTTTGAAAGCAATGCCCACGCCGGAGGAAATCACGATATCGATGTGATCCGTACGATTCTGGAGCTTGCGCGGGAGCTGAATACTCCGCGGATTTATACCGCAGCAGCGCTTCCCCGTCCGATGAGTCATTCGGCAGAACCTCAGTTGCTTTACGCCTGCAATAATACCCAGCTTAAAATTGAACTGGAGAACTCAGGTCTGGAGCCGATGCCGGACGGGATAATAAGCGGGCTGAATGGATTAATCCTGGGTTTCGCTGAAACAAAGGGTATCGATGCGGTTTGTCTGCTTGCTACGATCCCTGCCTATGCCGCGGGTCTGACATATCCCAGGGCAGCGCTGACCATTATCCGCAATCTGTCATCGATGCTGGGTGTCGATATTGATTATAGTGAGCTGGAGGCGGATATCGAGGCTGCAGATCCCATGTTTGCAGAGATCGAGGAAAAGCTTAAAGAGTTCTTCTCATCGGGGATAATCGAACCTGAGATGGAGGAAGGGGAGGAGGCCAGGGAAGAGGTTTTAAGCGAAGATGTGCCAAGGTATGTGATGGACAGGATAGAGAGGATGTTTCAGGCTGCAGGCAAGGACAGGGCCAAAGCGCAGGAGCTTAAAAAGGAACTTGACAGGTGGGGTCTCTATAACCTATATGAAAATCGTTTTCTGGATCTGTTTGAGTAAAACTATTCTCTTCCGTAAATAATAGTCCTCTCCCGGAGGTTTTCTCTTACAGCCGGTGAAAGGCTGCTCTCATGAAACCGCCATTTCCAGTTGTTATTGCGTGTTCCCGGATTGTTCATGCGTGAGTCTGAGCCCAGACCCAGTATGTCCTGCAGAGGGAAGGTAACCATGTCTGCCGCAGACATCATAAGGATCTGAATCGCTTTCCAGTTGATCTGTTCATTGTCGACTTTTTCCCCCAGGTAACGGAAGAGCAGTCTTCGCTCATCATCGCAGGCATCGTTATCAAACCAGCCCCGGATAGTGTTGGTGTCATGGGTACCGGTACAGGCCATGCAGTTGCGTTCATACATGTGAGGGAGATAGGGGTGGTTGGTGACATTGCTCTCAAAAGCAAAGAGAAGCACCTTCATCCCGGGCAGTCCCAGGCGGCTCATTGTCTCCCGGACATCGGGAGTAATTATCCCCAGGTCCTCGGCAATTACAGGGAAGCAGTAGAAGTGCTTGAACATGGTGTTAAAGAAGGGGTAAACCGGAACCGGTTCCCATCTTCCATCAGAAGGGTTCATGTTCTTTGCTGAGATTTCCCAGTAAGCAACAAGGCCTCTGAAGTGATCTATTCTTATTATGTCAAATAGTTCGAAAGACCTTTTGAATCGCTCCACCCACCACTGGTAATTGCTTTGTGAGAGGACATCCCAGTTGTAGACCGGATTATGCCAGAGCTGGCCGGAGCCGCTGAAACGATCCGGAGGGACACCGGCATAGGAGAGAGGTTCAAGCTGCTCATCGAGTTTGAAAATGGAGCGGTTTGCCCATACATCGGAGCTTTCGTAACTGACAAACATCGGCAGATCTCCGATTATCTGGATACCTCTGGAGTGGCAGTAGTTTTTCAGCCTGTTCCACTGGTGGAGCAGGAGGAACTGGATAAATTTCTCTTTGAGGATCTCTCTGCTCAGATCTGCAGCGGCATTTTTCAGGGCAGCAGGGTCACGGTTGCGGATCTCTGCCGGCCACTGGCTCCAGGGTTTTCCGCTGAAGTAGGAGGAGAGGGCAAGATAGAGGGCGTGGTTATCGAGCCAGAGTGAATGTTCGTGGCAGAACAGATGAAAATCGGGGCCCAAGCCTCTTTCCAGGGCTCTTCTGAAGGCTGAGTCCAGCAGAGACATTTTAAATTTCAGCGCTTTTTCGTACTCGGTGTGATCGGAACTGAAGGAGCAGGGAGGGATGATATCCTCTTTGTCAGCCAGGGATTCTTCCAGGAGCAGTTCCGGGCTGATAAAGAGGGGATCGAGTGCAAAGGATGAGATGCTGCTGTAAGGGGAGAAATCCCGTTGTGGGGCGGTAGGGTTGAGGGGGAGGACCTGCCAGTAGCTCTGCCTGGTTTCAGAGAGGAAATCTGCGAAAAGGTATGCCCGGGGACCGAAATCCCCTATTCCATAGGGGGAGGGCAGAGATGAGATATGGAGAAGGACACCGCTTCCTCTTTTGTTCATGGCATTCCTTTGATTTTTCAAGGAGTAGCAAAACTATTGCCGTCAGAGATTGGTATTTGGATTGCAGTAACTACTGTTTTGAGCACAACTCTATTAAAAAGCAATTTTCAAGAATCAAATTTAAGGGGACGGTACATGTCTAAGAAGCTCTATGTGGGGAATCTTTCCTGGGGTACTACTGATGAGGCTTTGAAGGATCTGTTCAGCCAGTATGGAAAAGTTGAATCGGCATCGGTGATAACAGACCGGGAGACCGGGAGATCCAGGGGGTTTGGGTTTGTAGAGATGGAGAATGCTGAGGATGCCATTCATAATCTTAATGGAAAAGAGTTCCAGGGGCGGCATATAAAGGTAAGTGAGGCCACAGGACGCAGGAGACCAAAGAGTGTGGGAGACTATGGCCACAGCGGCTATGGGGGCAGTGACGAAGGGACGATCTCCTGGTAGCGCGCTTCCCGATTTAGGAACAGTTTTTCCGTTTTTTGGAAACCGCTTCCTCGAAGGGGTATAAAATGAATGAACGGTATCGGGACCGGGCTGAGGCTGGACGGGAGCTGGCAAAACATCTGCAGAAATATGCTGACATGCCGGATCTTCTGGTTTTAGCTCTTCCCCGGGGAGGGATAGTGGTGGCTTTTGAGGTGTCACTTGCTCTAAACGGGGAGCTTGATGTTTTCCTGGTCAGGAAACTGGGGGCGCCTTATGAGCCGGAGCTTGCTATGGGAGCCATAGCCGAGGGAGGAATTCTGCTCTTGAACGATGCGGTAGTGAACTATCTGTCTATATCAAAGGAAACCATAGAGGAAACTGCGCAGCAGCAACTGGCTGAACTGCAGAGACGGCAGCAGCTCTATCGCAATGGTCGTCCCTCTCCCCGGATTTCCGGTCGTCCAGTTATAGTCGTTGATGATGGAGTGGCGACTGGAGCTACAATGAAGGCCGCGCTCAAGGCAATCAAACGCAAGGAACCGTCAGTACTGGTTGCTGCGGTACCGGTGGGGGCGCAGTCAACCTGTCTTGAGCTTAAAGCAGTGGCAGATGAGGTCGTGTGCCTGGAGATGCCGGAGCCTTTCATGTCTGTAGGGCTATGGTATGAGGATTTCAGGCAGATTGAGGACAGCGAGGTGACAGAGTTGCTGCAGAAGGCTTTTAAGCATCAGAAAAATGAGGAGGGGTGATGGCTTTCAGTAAAGAAGAGATAAAAAAGAACATTGTTGATCAGTTGTTCTGGGATTCCCGTGTCGATGCATCCGGGATTACCATAGAGTTTCTGGATGGGACTGTTGTGCTGAGCGGGACTGTCCCTACATGGCTGGCCAGGCAGGCTGCCGAGCAGGATGTCTGGGCTGTGCCGGGAGTAAGTGCTGTGCGTAACGATATTGCTGTCCGCTTCCCCTCAGGTCATCCTCTGCCCTCCGATGAGGAGATAAAAGGGATGGTCACCAATGTCCTCTCGTGGGATTCCAACATTGACAATTCCGATATAATGGTCTCTGTGGAAAACGGGAAAGTAACTCTGGACGGTACAGTGCCGGCTTACTGGCAAAAAGTGCATGCACGAGAGATAGTTACCAATGTTCAGGGCGTAGTCTCAGTCAATAACCGTCTGGCGGTTGTACCTGCAAAGCATTATGTCGATGGATTGATAGCACGGGATATCGAGGCCGCGCTGGACAGAAGCACAGAGATCGATGTAAACGATATAGATGTGCAGGTTGATAATGGGAAAGTAGTCCTGATGGGGGATGTAAAAAGCAGGGTTGCTTATGAAGTGGCGGAGAGGATCGTTCGTAATACTGACGGGGTGACAGATGTGATAAACAATCTGGTGATCATTTAAGGTGCAAATCGCAGAAATTGTCTTGAACTGTGATTAAGCTGATCAAGATGATTGACTATGATTAAGAAGAAGAAGAGAAAAAAGAAGATCACTGGTAAATCGCAGTGGAGCTTGTGTGTAAATATGCAAGCTCCACTGCGATTTTCAACTGTATAGTTGATATGTGAAGAACAGATTTTTAGTGTTTCAGAATCCGCCTGACCTGTCTCTTTCCATTCTGCATTTTTTCCAGGAGAAACACTCCTTTGGCAGGTAGAAGTCTGGAAATATCCTGTGGCTCTATTTCCCTGTTTCCCGACCAGATTACCCGCCCTGCCAGGTCGTGAATACGTACAAGAGTTTTCC
It encodes the following:
- the malQ gene encoding 4-alpha-glucanotransferase, coding for MNKRGSGVLLHISSLPSPYGIGDFGPRAYLFADFLSETRQSYWQVLPLNPTAPQRDFSPYSSISSFALDPLFISPELLLEESLADKEDIIPPCSFSSDHTEYEKALKFKMSLLDSAFRRALERGLGPDFHLFCHEHSLWLDNHALYLALSSYFSGKPWSQWPAEIRNRDPAALKNAAADLSREILKEKFIQFLLLHQWNRLKNYCHSRGIQIIGDLPMFVSYESSDVWANRSIFKLDEQLEPLSYAGVPPDRFSGSGQLWHNPVYNWDVLSQSNYQWWVERFKRSFELFDIIRIDHFRGLVAYWEISAKNMNPSDGRWEPVPVYPFFNTMFKHFYCFPVIAEDLGIITPDVRETMSRLGLPGMKVLLFAFESNVTNHPYLPHMYERNCMACTGTHDTNTIRGWFDNDACDDERRLLFRYLGEKVDNEQINWKAIQILMMSAADMVTFPLQDILGLGSDSRMNNPGTRNNNWKWRFHESSLSPAVRENLRERTIIYGRE
- a CDS encoding RNA-binding protein gives rise to the protein MSKKLYVGNLSWGTTDEALKDLFSQYGKVESASVITDRETGRSRGFGFVEMENAEDAIHNLNGKEFQGRHIKVSEATGRRRPKSVGDYGHSGYGGSDEGTISW
- a CDS encoding PRC-barrel domain containing protein gives rise to the protein MLRSVREISGVHVEAVDGVVGKLEQFLFDDRNWVVRYLVVDTGPILIGRKVLLSPACIDNVRSDSIVVKNSREQVRNSPEIDTVETVSRQKEMQLHDYYSWPYYWDYPVNFNSLGNAVYPEHVPPYAFPEERLAFEAVEKDLRMETETRESHLRETREIRGYHIQATDEQTGHVDDYIIDDDKWVIRYLVADTRNIIPGKKVLIAPQWTKGIDWGEAVVYVDVKGEEIRNSPAYDSSVPLTREFEEKLYKYYNRTRYWERDSGK
- the trpS gene encoding tryptophan--tRNA ligase produces the protein MSEEQLDYGTFEATLERSRKLEEDLQKRPGAYKVLTGDRPTGRLHIGHLFGSLQNRVKLHRMGVPTFIVIADYQVLTDRDTFENISENIRQLAIDYMSAGIDATDGKTFIFPHSHVPELNQLLLPFLTLVTNAELDRNPTVKEEIIASGQKRINAGMYTYPVHQAADILFCKGNVVPVGKDQLPHLELTRTIARRFNDRFARKQPLFPEPQPLLSEAPVILGLDGSQKMSKSRNNAVMLSADEDETARLIKKAKTDSERTITFDPVKRPEVSNLLLIASLTTGRSPVEIAEEIGDGGSGKLKAFLTDSINEYLRPIRTRRKELEQNMDFVRETLRAGVRTAREEAEKTLEEVREAMNMKI
- a CDS encoding CBS domain-containing protein; translated protein: MKVKEVMTAQPEMISANEPVINAAHRMRELNVGALPVSQEDKLAGVVTDRDIVLRAVSERRDLNNTRISDIMSRGAFTCNEDSDVRDCARVMEEKKVRRVVVTNNAGKPSGIVSVGDLATKAGEELAGEVISRVSQPSSPER
- a CDS encoding phosphoribosyltransferase, coding for MNERYRDRAEAGRELAKHLQKYADMPDLLVLALPRGGIVVAFEVSLALNGELDVFLVRKLGAPYEPELAMGAIAEGGILLLNDAVVNYLSISKETIEETAQQQLAELQRRQQLYRNGRPSPRISGRPVIVVDDGVATGATMKAALKAIKRKEPSVLVAAVPVGAQSTCLELKAVADEVVCLEMPEPFMSVGLWYEDFRQIEDSEVTELLQKAFKHQKNEEG
- the wrbA gene encoding NAD(P)H:quinone oxidoreductase, with protein sequence MRALVLFYSTYGHTYRLAEAVAEGASSIPGSEVVIRRVPETLPESVLQKMGAIEAQKQFSHIPECKMEELADYDAIFFGTPTRFGNMIGQMRLFLDSTGPLWAKGALVGKVGSVFTSTSTQHGGQESTILSFHITLLHHGMLIAGLPYSFTGQTRMDEITGCSPYGASTIVGGEGNRHPSENELAGARFQGKFVAEMASRLSAQR